The following are encoded together in the Streptomyces sp. NBC_01465 genome:
- a CDS encoding S-methyl-5'-thioadenosine phosphorylase: MANAEIGVIGGSGFYSFLEDVTEVEVDTPYGKPSDSLFLGEIGGRKVAFLPRHGRGHHLPPHKINYRANLWALRSVGVKQVLGPCAVGGLRAEYGPGTLLVPDQLVDRTKSRTGTFYDGEPLADGSVPNVVHVSLADPYCPEGRRAAVAAARGREWEPVDGGTLVVIEGPRFSTRAESQWHASMGWSVVGMTGHPEAILARELGLCYTSMTLVTDLDAGAETGEGVSHVDVLKVFAANVDRLRPVLFDAVAGLQPSEGRDCLCSHALDGLDTGIQLP, encoded by the coding sequence ATGGCGAACGCAGAGATCGGCGTGATTGGCGGCTCGGGCTTCTACTCCTTCCTGGAGGACGTCACCGAGGTCGAGGTGGACACCCCGTACGGGAAGCCGAGCGACTCGCTCTTCCTCGGGGAGATCGGCGGGCGGAAGGTCGCCTTCCTTCCCCGGCACGGGCGTGGGCACCACCTGCCGCCACACAAGATCAACTACCGGGCCAATCTCTGGGCGCTGCGGTCGGTGGGCGTGAAGCAGGTGCTCGGGCCGTGCGCGGTGGGCGGGCTGCGGGCCGAGTACGGGCCGGGGACGCTGCTCGTACCGGACCAGCTCGTGGACCGCACGAAGTCGCGCACCGGGACCTTCTACGACGGTGAGCCGCTGGCCGACGGATCCGTGCCGAACGTGGTGCATGTGTCGCTGGCCGACCCGTACTGTCCCGAGGGCCGCAGGGCCGCGGTGGCGGCGGCGCGCGGACGGGAGTGGGAGCCGGTGGACGGCGGGACGCTCGTCGTCATCGAGGGGCCGCGCTTCTCGACGCGCGCCGAATCGCAGTGGCATGCCTCGATGGGCTGGTCGGTGGTGGGCATGACCGGGCACCCGGAGGCGATCCTCGCCCGTGAACTGGGGCTCTGCTACACCTCGATGACGCTGGTGACCGACCTGGACGCGGGGGCCGAGACCGGTGAGGGTGTCTCGCACGTCGACGTACTGAAGGTCTTCGCGGCCAATGTGGACCGGCTGCGTCCGGTGCTCTTCGACGCGGTCGCAGGGCTGCAGCCGAGCGAGGGCCGGGACTGCCTGTGCTCGCATGCCCTGGACGGGCTCGACACGGGGATCCAACTCCCCTAG
- the moaC gene encoding cyclic pyranopterin monophosphate synthase MoaC, whose amino-acid sequence MSTQGSSLTHIDEAGAARMVDVSAKDVTARTARASGRVLVSPRVVELLRGEGVPKGDALATARIAGIMGAKRTPDLIPLCHPLSVSGVKLDLKVTDDAVEILATVKTTDRTGVEMEALTAVSVAALTVVDMIKAVDKGAVITDIRVEEKTGGKSGDWSRA is encoded by the coding sequence ATGAGCACGCAAGGCAGCAGCCTCACGCACATCGACGAGGCGGGCGCGGCCCGCATGGTCGACGTCTCGGCCAAGGACGTCACCGCCCGCACCGCCCGCGCGAGCGGACGCGTCCTGGTCTCGCCGCGCGTCGTGGAGCTCCTCCGTGGTGAGGGAGTCCCCAAGGGGGACGCTCTCGCCACGGCCCGGATCGCCGGGATCATGGGCGCCAAGCGCACGCCGGACCTGATCCCGCTCTGCCACCCGCTCTCGGTCTCCGGCGTGAAGCTGGACCTGAAGGTCACCGACGACGCGGTGGAAATCCTCGCCACGGTGAAGACCACGGACCGTACGGGCGTCGAGATGGAGGCCCTCACGGCGGTCTCCGTCGCGGCCCTCACCGTGGTCGACATGATCAAGGCGGTCGACAAGGGCGCGGTCATCACCGACATCAGGGTCGAGGAGAAAACGGGCGGCAAGTCCGGCGACTGGAGCCGGGCATGA
- the galU gene encoding UTP--glucose-1-phosphate uridylyltransferase GalU — protein sequence MTQSHPRISKAVIPAAGLGTRFLPATKATPKEMLPVVDKPAIQYVVEEAVSAGLADVLMITGRNKRPLEDHFDRNHELESALTRKGDAEKLAKVQESSDLANIHYVRQGDPRGLGHAVLCAEPHVGDQPFAVLLGDDLIDPRDPLLARMIEVQEREGGSVIALMEVEPSQIHLYGCAAVEPTADSDVVKITDLVEKPATGDAPSNLAIIGRYVLDPAVFAILRKTEPGRGNEIQLTDALQKLSADESVGGPVHGVVFKGRRYDTGDRSDYLRAIVRLACEREDLGPDFKAWLRSYVTEEM from the coding sequence ATGACTCAGTCGCACCCCAGGATCAGCAAGGCTGTCATCCCGGCGGCGGGCCTCGGCACGAGGTTCCTCCCGGCCACGAAGGCCACGCCCAAGGAAATGCTGCCTGTCGTCGACAAGCCCGCGATCCAGTACGTCGTCGAGGAGGCGGTCTCCGCCGGTCTCGCCGACGTACTCATGATCACCGGCAGGAACAAGCGCCCGCTCGAGGACCACTTCGACCGCAACCACGAGCTGGAGTCGGCCCTCACCCGCAAGGGAGACGCCGAGAAGCTCGCCAAGGTCCAGGAGTCCAGCGACCTCGCGAACATCCACTACGTGCGCCAGGGCGACCCGCGCGGCCTCGGCCACGCCGTCCTGTGCGCCGAGCCGCACGTCGGCGACCAGCCCTTCGCGGTCCTCCTCGGCGACGACCTGATCGACCCGCGCGACCCGCTCCTCGCCCGCATGATCGAGGTCCAGGAGCGCGAGGGCGGCAGCGTGATCGCCCTCATGGAGGTCGAGCCGTCCCAGATCCACCTCTACGGCTGTGCGGCCGTCGAGCCCACGGCCGACAGCGACGTCGTCAAGATCACCGACCTCGTCGAGAAGCCCGCCACCGGCGACGCCCCCAGCAACCTCGCGATCATCGGCCGCTACGTCCTGGACCCCGCCGTCTTCGCCATACTGCGCAAGACCGAGCCCGGCCGCGGCAACGAGATCCAGCTCACCGACGCCCTCCAGAAGCTCTCCGCGGACGAGTCCGTCGGCGGCCCGGTGCACGGCGTCGTCTTCAAGGGCCGCCGCTATGACACCGGTGACCGGAGTGACTATCTGCGTGCCATTGTCCGACTCGCGTGCGAACGTGAAGACCTGGGCCCCGACTTCAAGGCCTGGCTTCGCAGTTACGTGACCGAGGAGATGTAG
- a CDS encoding penicillin acylase family protein, which translates to MPANTSAAPSGNHGQQSRKKKRGRGRLIVIVLVLAVIAGIGYGAYWSVDTVRASFPQTTGEIKLEGLSGNVEVKRDDYGIPQIYADSDTDLFRAQGFVQAQDRFYEMDVRRHMTSGRLSEMFGSGQVKTDSFLRTLGWRKVAQQEYDTKLSASTKKYLQAYSEGVNSYLKGKDAKDISVEYAALNLTGDYTPEKWDPVDSVAWLKAMAWDLRSNMQDEIDRSLMTTRLSTKQIDDLYPAYPYSRNAPIVTEGGVDAVTGKFDQSTSTEGSTTGSNTASGATQGLQSQLSALSDTLDEIPALLGPSGSGIGSNSWVVAGKYTTTGMPLLANDPHLAPQLPSLWYQMGLHCRTVSATCQYDTAGYTFSGMPGVIIGHNADISWGFTNLGADVTDLYLEKVTDDGYLYDGETKPFTTREETIKVAGGSSKKIVIRETNNGPLVSDRDTELEKVGKDAPVTNSAPDRGTGYAVALKWTALQPGKSMDAVFEMDKAKDWGSFRAAAKDFEVPSQNLIYADTKNHIGYQAPGTIPQRPEGYDGTMPAPGWDSKYAWKKDPIPFSALPYEYDPPRGYIVTANQAVIDEKKYPYLLTKDWGYGTRSQRITDLIQSKIKGGGKISTEDMQTMQMDNSSEIAKLLTPYLLKIDIKDPQVREAQKLLEGWDYTQEPDSASAAYFNAVWRNILMLSIGDKLPKELRPKGDCINVHPAGDTGPVDDQDSLVRECGERDADSAQPDGGDRYFEVMRKLVKEPNSSWWDAAKSGVDDPSKGRDKLLGRALKDARWELTAKLGKDIDTWTWGRLHQLMLRNQTLGTSGPGLIQRVLNRGPWNLGGGEAAVDATGWNAAGGYGVVWVPSMRMVVNLKDMDKSRWINLTGASGHAYSAHYTDQTDKWSDGELLDWSFSKDAVDKSTVDTLTLTP; encoded by the coding sequence ATGCCCGCCAACACCTCCGCCGCCCCTTCCGGCAATCACGGCCAGCAGTCCCGCAAGAAGAAGAGAGGGCGGGGCCGGCTCATCGTGATCGTGCTGGTCCTGGCGGTGATCGCAGGCATCGGCTACGGCGCGTACTGGAGCGTCGACACCGTCCGCGCCTCCTTCCCGCAGACGACCGGTGAGATCAAGCTCGAAGGCCTCTCCGGCAACGTCGAGGTCAAGCGCGACGACTACGGCATCCCGCAGATCTACGCGGACTCCGACACCGACCTCTTCCGCGCCCAGGGCTTCGTCCAGGCGCAGGACCGCTTCTACGAGATGGACGTACGCCGTCACATGACGTCGGGCCGCCTCTCGGAGATGTTCGGATCCGGCCAGGTCAAGACCGACTCGTTCCTGCGGACGCTGGGCTGGCGCAAGGTCGCGCAGCAGGAGTACGACACCAAGCTGTCGGCCTCCACGAAGAAGTACCTCCAGGCGTACTCCGAGGGGGTCAACTCGTACCTGAAGGGCAAGGACGCCAAGGACATCTCGGTCGAGTACGCCGCCCTGAACCTCACCGGCGACTACACCCCCGAGAAGTGGGACCCGGTCGACTCGGTGGCCTGGCTCAAGGCGATGGCCTGGGACCTGCGCTCCAACATGCAGGACGAGATCGACCGCTCGCTGATGACCACGCGGCTCAGCACGAAGCAGATCGACGACCTCTACCCGGCCTACCCGTACAGCCGCAACGCCCCGATCGTCACCGAGGGCGGCGTCGACGCGGTGACGGGCAAGTTCGACCAGAGCACGAGCACCGAGGGCTCCACGACCGGATCGAACACGGCATCGGGCGCCACACAGGGCCTGCAGAGCCAGCTCTCCGCGCTCTCCGACACCCTCGACGAGATCCCCGCGCTGCTCGGCCCGAGCGGCAGCGGCATCGGCTCGAACTCGTGGGTCGTCGCCGGCAAGTACACGACGACCGGCATGCCGCTGCTGGCCAACGACCCGCACCTGGCACCGCAGCTTCCGTCCCTCTGGTACCAGATGGGGCTGCACTGCCGGACGGTCTCGGCGACCTGCCAGTACGACACCGCCGGTTACACGTTCTCCGGAATGCCCGGCGTGATCATCGGCCACAACGCCGACATCTCCTGGGGCTTCACCAACCTCGGCGCCGACGTCACCGACCTCTACCTGGAGAAGGTCACCGACGACGGCTACCTCTACGACGGCGAGACCAAGCCCTTCACCACCCGCGAGGAGACCATCAAGGTCGCCGGCGGCAGCTCGAAGAAGATCGTGATCCGCGAGACCAACAACGGCCCGCTGGTCTCCGACCGCGACACCGAGCTGGAGAAGGTCGGCAAGGACGCCCCCGTCACCAACTCCGCACCCGACAGAGGCACCGGCTACGCGGTCGCCCTGAAGTGGACCGCCCTGCAGCCGGGCAAGTCCATGGACGCGGTCTTCGAGATGGACAAGGCGAAGGACTGGGGCAGCTTCCGCGCCGCCGCCAAGGACTTCGAGGTCCCCTCGCAGAACCTGATCTACGCCGACACCAAGAACCACATCGGCTACCAGGCCCCGGGCACCATCCCGCAGCGCCCCGAGGGCTACGACGGCACGATGCCCGCCCCCGGCTGGGACTCGAAGTACGCCTGGAAGAAGGACCCGATCCCGTTCAGCGCGCTGCCCTACGAGTACGACCCGCCGCGCGGCTACATCGTCACCGCCAACCAGGCCGTCATCGACGAGAAGAAGTACCCCTACCTCCTCACCAAGGACTGGGGCTACGGCACCCGCAGCCAGCGCATCACCGACCTGATCCAGTCGAAGATCAAGGGCGGCGGGAAGATCTCGACCGAAGACATGCAGACCATGCAGATGGACAACAGCAGCGAGATCGCCAAGCTGCTGACGCCCTACCTGCTGAAGATCGACATCAAGGACCCGCAGGTCCGCGAGGCGCAGAAGCTCCTTGAGGGCTGGGACTACACGCAGGAGCCGGACTCGGCGTCGGCCGCGTACTTCAACGCGGTCTGGCGCAACATCCTGATGCTCTCCATCGGCGACAAGCTCCCCAAGGAGCTGCGTCCCAAGGGCGACTGCATCAACGTCCACCCGGCGGGCGACACCGGCCCGGTCGACGACCAGGACTCCCTGGTGCGCGAGTGCGGCGAGCGCGACGCGGACTCGGCCCAGCCCGACGGCGGGGACCGGTACTTCGAGGTCATGCGCAAGCTGGTCAAGGAGCCGAACAGTTCCTGGTGGGACGCCGCCAAGAGCGGTGTCGACGACCCCTCCAAGGGCCGCGACAAGCTCCTCGGCCGCGCCCTGAAGGACGCCCGCTGGGAGCTGACCGCCAAGCTCGGCAAGGACATCGACACCTGGACCTGGGGCCGGCTGCACCAGCTGATGCTGCGCAACCAGACCCTCGGCACCTCGGGCCCCGGCCTGATCCAGCGGGTCCTCAACCGCGGCCCGTGGAACCTGGGCGGCGGCGAGGCGGCGGTTGACGCCACCGGCTGGAACGCTGCGGGCGGCTACGGCGTGGTCTGGGTCCCGTCCATGCGGATGGTCGTCAACCTCAAGGACATGGACAAGTCCCGCTGGATCAACCTGACGGGTGCCTCGGGACACGCCTACAGCGCGCACTACACCGACCAGACCGACAAGTGGTCCGACGGCGAGCTGCTCGACTGGTCCTTCTCCAAGGACGCGGTCGACAAGAGCACCGTCGACACGCTGACGCTCACGCCGTGA
- a CDS encoding FmdB family zinc ribbon protein → MPTYQYQCTECGEGLEVVQKFTDDALTVCPNCEGRLKKVFSAVGIVFKGSGFYRNDSRGSSSSSTPATSSSSASKPAESKPAESKPAAAAKPASSTSTSSGSSAA, encoded by the coding sequence GTGCCGACTTACCAGTACCAGTGCACCGAGTGCGGCGAGGGCCTCGAGGTGGTGCAGAAGTTCACCGATGACGCCCTGACCGTGTGCCCGAACTGCGAGGGACGCCTGAAGAAGGTGTTCTCGGCGGTCGGCATTGTCTTCAAGGGCTCTGGGTTCTACCGCAATGACAGCCGCGGCTCGTCGTCGAGCTCCACGCCTGCGACGTCGTCGTCCTCGGCGTCGAAGCCTGCCGAGTCGAAGCCCGCGGAGTCGAAGCCCGCGGCTGCTGCCAAGCCGGCGAGCTCGACCAGCACGTCCAGCGGTTCCTCCGCTGCCTGA
- a CDS encoding potassium/proton antiporter, giving the protein MQPLTVHHLNELLLVCSLVLLIAVAAVRISSRSGLPSLLLYLGIGMLIGQDGLFHVKFDNVELTQVIGYAALVVILAEGGLGTKWKEVRPALPMAVVMSTVGVAVSVGVTAAGAHYLVGLDWRQALIIGAVVSSTDAAAVFSVLRKVPLPSRVTGVLEAESGFNDAPVVILVVAFSAVGPVDSWYMLVGEIALELAIGVAIGLAVGFLGAYGLRHIALPASGLYPIAVMAIAVMAYAAGAMAHGSGFLAVYLASMVLGNSKLPHSPANRGFAEGLGWIAQIGMFVLLGLLVTPHELLDDFWPAVVVGLVLTMVARPLEVYASLLPFRIPWQEKVLMSWAGLRGAVPIILATIPMVSGIEGSEKVFNIVFVLVVVYTLVQGPTLPWLAKALKLGDSDAASDLGIESAPLERLRGHLLSVAIPEKSKMHGVEVGELRLPAGAAVTLVVRDGTSFVPSPTTVLRRGDELLVVATDPVRDRAEARLRAIGQGGKLAGWLGTGR; this is encoded by the coding sequence ATTCAGCCCCTGACTGTCCATCACCTCAACGAACTCCTGCTGGTCTGCTCCCTGGTGTTGCTGATCGCAGTCGCAGCCGTGCGCATCTCCTCCCGCAGCGGCCTCCCCAGCCTGCTCCTCTATCTCGGCATCGGGATGCTGATAGGGCAGGACGGGCTCTTCCACGTCAAGTTCGACAACGTCGAACTCACCCAGGTCATCGGCTACGCGGCGCTGGTCGTGATCCTCGCCGAGGGCGGTCTGGGCACCAAGTGGAAAGAGGTCAGACCGGCGCTGCCGATGGCGGTCGTGATGTCGACCGTCGGCGTCGCGGTGAGCGTGGGCGTCACCGCGGCCGGTGCGCACTACCTGGTCGGGCTCGACTGGCGGCAGGCGCTGATCATCGGGGCGGTCGTCTCCTCGACCGACGCCGCCGCGGTCTTCTCCGTACTGCGGAAGGTGCCGCTGCCGTCGCGGGTGACGGGTGTGCTGGAGGCCGAGTCGGGCTTCAACGACGCCCCTGTGGTGATCCTGGTGGTGGCCTTCTCGGCCGTGGGCCCTGTGGACAGCTGGTACATGCTCGTCGGCGAGATCGCCCTGGAGCTGGCGATCGGCGTGGCCATCGGGCTCGCCGTCGGCTTCCTCGGCGCGTACGGGCTGCGGCACATCGCGCTGCCCGCCTCCGGCCTGTATCCGATCGCCGTGATGGCCATCGCGGTGATGGCGTACGCGGCCGGGGCGATGGCCCACGGCTCGGGCTTCCTCGCCGTCTATCTGGCGTCCATGGTGCTCGGGAACTCCAAGCTGCCGCACTCCCCCGCCAACCGGGGCTTCGCCGAGGGGCTCGGCTGGATCGCGCAGATCGGCATGTTCGTCCTGCTCGGACTGCTGGTGACACCGCACGAGCTGCTGGACGACTTCTGGCCGGCGGTGGTGGTGGGTCTGGTGCTGACGATGGTGGCGCGGCCGCTGGAGGTGTACGCCAGCCTGCTGCCGTTCCGGATTCCCTGGCAGGAGAAGGTCCTGATGTCGTGGGCGGGGCTGCGCGGCGCCGTGCCCATCATCCTGGCCACGATCCCGATGGTGTCCGGCATCGAGGGCAGCGAGAAGGTCTTCAACATCGTCTTCGTGCTGGTCGTCGTCTACACGCTCGTCCAGGGGCCGACGCTGCCCTGGCTGGCGAAGGCGCTGAAGCTCGGCGACTCCGACGCGGCCTCCGACCTGGGCATCGAATCGGCGCCGCTGGAGCGGCTGCGCGGGCATCTGCTCTCGGTGGCGATCCCCGAGAAGTCGAAGATGCACGGCGTGGAGGTCGGCGAACTCCGGCTGCCCGCAGGGGCCGCGGTCACGCTGGTCGTACGCGACGGGACGAGCTTCGTGCCGTCGCCCACCACCGTGCTGCGGCGCGGTGACGAACTTCTCGTCGTCGCCACCGATCCCGTACGGGACCGGGCCGAGGCGCGGCTGCGGGCCATCGGACAGGGCGGAAAGCTGGCGGGCTGGCTCGGCACGGGTCGGTAG
- a CDS encoding 5-formyltetrahydrofolate cyclo-ligase, translated as MNQGEFDKTSLRRHLLAARTALTSEDVARAAEDLALRALGLPELADAGMIAAYVAIGKEPGTRALLDALHKRGVRVLLPVLLEDNDLDWGTYAGAGALVRGRRGLLEPGGARLGPDAVLEADAVLLPGLAVDGRGMRLGRGGGSYDRVLERIEKAGADPALVVLLYADEVVARVPEEPHDHPVHAVVTPAGVTRFTA; from the coding sequence GTGAATCAGGGCGAGTTCGACAAGACGTCGCTCCGACGTCATCTGCTGGCCGCCCGCACGGCGTTGACCAGCGAGGATGTGGCGAGGGCCGCGGAGGATCTGGCGCTGCGGGCGCTGGGGCTGCCCGAGCTGGCCGACGCGGGAATGATTGCCGCATATGTGGCGATCGGGAAGGAACCGGGCACGCGCGCGCTGCTGGACGCACTGCATAAACGCGGTGTGCGCGTACTTCTTCCCGTGCTCCTGGAGGACAACGACCTCGACTGGGGGACGTACGCAGGGGCAGGTGCGCTCGTACGGGGGCGGCGCGGGCTCCTGGAGCCCGGGGGCGCGCGGCTCGGCCCGGACGCGGTCCTGGAGGCGGACGCCGTCCTGCTGCCGGGGCTCGCCGTGGACGGGCGCGGGATGCGGCTGGGGCGCGGCGGCGGCTCGTACGACCGCGTACTGGAGCGCATCGAGAAGGCGGGCGCCGACCCCGCGCTCGTCGTGCTGCTGTACGCGGACGAGGTGGTCGCCCGGGTCCCGGAGGAACCGCACGACCACCCCGTTCACGCGGTGGTGACCCCTGCCGGGGTGACGCGCTTCACGGCGTGA
- the mscL gene encoding large conductance mechanosensitive channel protein MscL, whose amino-acid sequence MTSEEKTSLLEGFKAFLTRGNVVDLAVAVVIGAAFTSVINSVVTNVINPVVGAFGTSNLDGYRACLKGPCVADAAGNVSGVYIGWGAVLSAVISFIATAAVVYFLMVLPMAKYLARKANKEKSTMKEAVQETIEVTELEVLKEIRDSLVAQGGPGRATP is encoded by the coding sequence GTGACGAGCGAGGAAAAGACGAGCCTGCTGGAAGGCTTCAAGGCCTTCCTGACGCGGGGGAACGTGGTCGACCTGGCGGTGGCCGTCGTGATCGGTGCCGCGTTCACGTCAGTGATCAACTCGGTCGTCACCAATGTGATCAACCCGGTGGTGGGCGCGTTCGGCACGAGCAATCTGGACGGCTACCGCGCCTGTCTCAAGGGCCCCTGTGTCGCGGATGCGGCCGGCAACGTGAGCGGCGTGTACATCGGCTGGGGCGCGGTCCTCAGCGCCGTCATCTCCTTCATCGCGACGGCCGCCGTCGTGTACTTCCTGATGGTGCTGCCGATGGCCAAGTACCTGGCCAGGAAGGCCAACAAGGAGAAGTCCACGATGAAGGAAGCCGTGCAGGAGACGATCGAGGTCACCGAGCTCGAGGTGCTGAAGGAGATCCGCGACTCGCTGGTCGCCCAGGGCGGACCGGGTCGCGCCACCCCGTAA
- a CDS encoding MFS transporter → MATTVTTDADKRPGYGQLLRTPGAWTFLLPGFAARQPFAMLTISIVLLVQHTTGSYGSAGAVSAVAGVSMALFAPFTGKFADRYGQRAVLLPGVLVHTASGIALTVLALTHAPLWALFAAAVPTGASVPQIGPMVRARWGVKVGGSRLMPTAAAFESVTDEFTFVLGPLFATALCTAVNPAAGLITEASLTLVGGLLFAAQRGTQPVPSGHLAGAERHGSALAIPGVRVLIVAFLGIGAVFGGMQVSLAAFTESIGHPGWNGLMYGVFAAGNMISGLVCGAVAWKVAPQRRLLVGYTALAVTASGLWMAHSALLLAGIGLLVGVCIAPALITGYTLVDSLVPAGARTEAFTWLTGAVALGQAAAVTLAGQLEDRFWDGAGFLVPMGGTVLALITLFVLRSRLTPRGGERVVARGVGHRVPVSVD, encoded by the coding sequence GTGGCGACCACGGTCACGACCGATGCTGATAAGCGCCCTGGATACGGGCAGCTTCTGCGTACCCCCGGAGCATGGACGTTCCTGCTGCCCGGCTTTGCCGCACGGCAGCCGTTCGCGATGCTCACCATCTCGATCGTCCTGCTGGTGCAGCACACGACCGGTAGTTACGGATCCGCCGGTGCGGTCTCCGCCGTCGCCGGTGTCTCGATGGCACTGTTCGCGCCCTTCACCGGCAAGTTCGCCGACCGCTACGGCCAGCGGGCCGTACTGCTGCCGGGCGTCCTGGTGCACACCGCTTCGGGCATCGCGCTGACGGTGCTCGCGCTGACGCACGCGCCCCTGTGGGCGCTCTTCGCCGCGGCCGTGCCGACCGGCGCCTCCGTACCGCAGATCGGGCCGATGGTCCGGGCGCGGTGGGGCGTGAAGGTCGGCGGGAGCCGGCTGATGCCGACCGCCGCGGCCTTCGAGTCGGTGACGGATGAATTCACCTTTGTGCTGGGCCCGCTCTTCGCGACCGCACTGTGCACGGCCGTGAATCCGGCGGCCGGACTGATCACCGAGGCGTCCCTGACGCTCGTCGGCGGGCTGCTCTTCGCGGCCCAGCGGGGCACTCAGCCCGTGCCTTCGGGGCATCTGGCGGGCGCCGAGCGCCATGGTTCCGCGCTCGCGATCCCGGGCGTGCGGGTGCTGATCGTGGCGTTCCTGGGGATCGGGGCCGTCTTCGGCGGGATGCAGGTCTCGCTGGCCGCGTTCACCGAGTCGATCGGGCACCCTGGCTGGAACGGCCTGATGTACGGGGTCTTCGCCGCGGGCAACATGATCTCCGGACTCGTCTGCGGTGCCGTCGCCTGGAAGGTCGCCCCGCAGCGCCGGCTGCTGGTCGGCTACACGGCGCTCGCCGTCACCGCGTCCGGTCTGTGGATGGCGCACTCGGCGCTGCTGCTGGCCGGGATCGGACTGCTGGTGGGCGTCTGCATCGCGCCCGCGCTGATCACCGGATACACGCTGGTCGACTCGCTGGTCCCGGCCGGCGCGCGTACCGAGGCCTTCACCTGGCTGACCGGAGCGGTCGCGCTGGGGCAGGCCGCGGCGGTCACGCTGGCGGGTCAGCTGGAGGACCGGTTCTGGGACGGGGCAGGATTCCTGGTGCCGATGGGGGGCACGGTGCTGGCGCTGATCACGCTGTTCGTACTGCGTTCGCGGCTGACGCCGAGGGGCGGGGAACGGGTCGTCGCACGTGGCGTGGGTCACCGCGTGCCCGTCTCGGTGGACTGA
- the glp gene encoding molybdotransferase-like divisome protein Glp — protein MSNTPIWSVDEHLKDILGTVRALEPIELQLPDAQGCVLVEDVTVPVDLPPFDNSSMDGYAVRTADVEGASEEFPAVLTVIGDVAAGDGELPEVGPGQAARIMTGAPLPPGAQAVVPVEWTDGGTGGGAATTMSAAADAPEGASGEVRVHRPAEARAHVRAVGSDVKAGDLALVAGTVLGPPQIGLLAAIGRATVTVRPRPRVVVMSTGSELVQPGEELEPGQIYDSNSFALTAAARDAGAIAYRVGAVADEADTLLATIEDQLVRADLLVTTGGVSVGAYDVVKEALTASGEVEFRKLAMQPGKPQGFGAIGPDHTPLLALPGNPVSSYVSFELFVRPAIRALMGMPDIHRPTARATLRTDKPLTSPAARRQFLRGTYDADAATVAPVGGAGSHLVAALAHADCLIVIPEETTEAVDGTELEVVLLG, from the coding sequence GTGAGCAACACCCCGATCTGGTCGGTCGACGAGCACCTCAAGGACATCCTCGGCACGGTCCGGGCCCTGGAGCCCATCGAACTCCAACTCCCGGACGCCCAGGGCTGCGTACTCGTCGAGGACGTCACGGTCCCCGTCGACCTGCCGCCCTTCGACAACAGCTCGATGGACGGGTACGCGGTCCGCACCGCCGATGTCGAGGGCGCCAGCGAGGAGTTCCCCGCCGTACTGACCGTGATCGGGGACGTCGCCGCGGGCGACGGCGAACTGCCGGAGGTGGGCCCCGGCCAGGCCGCCCGCATCATGACCGGCGCCCCGCTGCCGCCCGGCGCGCAGGCCGTCGTCCCCGTCGAGTGGACCGACGGCGGCACCGGCGGGGGAGCGGCCACGACCATGAGCGCGGCGGCCGACGCCCCCGAGGGCGCGAGCGGCGAGGTCCGCGTCCACCGCCCCGCCGAGGCGCGCGCCCACGTCCGCGCGGTCGGCAGCGATGTGAAGGCCGGCGACCTCGCCCTCGTAGCCGGTACGGTCCTGGGCCCGCCGCAGATCGGCCTCCTCGCCGCGATCGGCCGCGCCACGGTCACGGTCCGCCCGCGCCCGCGCGTCGTCGTGATGTCGACCGGGAGTGAACTCGTCCAGCCCGGCGAGGAGTTGGAGCCCGGCCAGATCTACGACTCCAACAGCTTCGCCCTCACCGCGGCCGCCCGCGATGCCGGAGCCATCGCCTACCGGGTCGGCGCCGTCGCCGACGAGGCGGACACCCTGCTCGCCACGATCGAGGACCAGCTGGTCCGCGCCGACCTCCTGGTCACCACCGGGGGCGTCAGCGTCGGTGCGTACGACGTCGTCAAGGAAGCCCTCACCGCCTCCGGCGAGGTCGAGTTCCGCAAGCTCGCCATGCAGCCGGGCAAGCCCCAGGGCTTCGGCGCGATCGGCCCCGACCACACGCCGCTGCTCGCGCTCCCCGGCAACCCGGTGTCGTCCTACGTCTCTTTCGAGCTGTTCGTCCGCCCCGCGATCCGCGCCCTGATGGGCATGCCCGACATCCACCGCCCCACGGCCCGCGCCACCCTCCGCACGGACAAGCCCCTCACCTCGCCGGCGGCCCGCCGCCAGTTCCTGCGCGGGACGTACGACGCCGACGCGGCCACCGTCGCCCCGGTGGGCGGCGCCGGATCCCATCTCGTGGCCGCCCTGGCGCACGCCGACTGCCTGATCGTCATCCCCGAGGAGACCACCGAGGCCGTCGACGGCACCGAGCTCGAAGTGGTCCTCCTGGGCTGA